The region GGGGCAACTGTCGAGGGTAACCGAATCAACAACGAGGCGGTGAATCTGCTGGCGACGCTCACCGGCGCACTCGCCAGCGTCCTTCTCGCGCTGATTCTGACGTGGTGATTCGGGACGCGACCCCCGGCGACCGGCCGGCAATCGAACGTCTCCAGCAGTTGCTCCCCGAACCCGCCCCAGAGCTTCTCGAACCAGCCGCCGGCGGTGAACTCCTCGTTACGACCGCGCAGACGGAGAGTGGGAACGAGACCGTCGTCGGCTACATTCTCTGGTTCCCCAGCGACCCCGTCTACGTCGCCGAGATAGTCGTGCATCCGGAGTTCCGCGCCAACGGCCGGGGGAGCCGGCTGTTTCGTGCGCTGTTCGACCGCCTCTCGGACGGGACTGCAGTCGACCTCCGCGTCGCAGCCGCGAACGCGGAGGCGCGACGTCTCTACCGGCATCTGGGCTTCCAACAGGAAGAATCACTTCAGGGCGCCTATGAGTCGGGCCTTGGCTACCGGATGCGATACGTCGTCGGGGAGAGCGATGCGGCAAAAACGGACGGCGAGAGCGGCGCAGGCAGTTAGTTCAGGAAGCCGTCGACCGGGCGAACGTGGGGGAGCGCTGGCTGCTTGACGAACTCGCCGGTGTCGGCAGCCACGGCGTGGGTAACGCCGCGTTGGGACGCGACGTCCAGTAGCGGCTGTTCCAGCGTGGCGTCGACGATCAGCGCGTGGGCGCCATCGCTGGCTTCGACGGCATCGAACGCGTCGGCCACCGGCACCTCCTCGATGACGCCGAACTCCTCGTCGAGCAGACGAGCCGAACCGCGGTTCTCGCCGACGACTTCCCGGACGTGATCGCCGAGCGTCGGCGGAGCGGGTTCTGCCTGTTCGTCCGGTTCCCGTTCTCCGACCGGTTCAACAGCAGCAGCCGTGGAGCCGCCCCGCCCCTTCCTGGAGTCGTCATCCGCTTGCGCGGCTTCTTCTGTCGGGTCGTTAGATGATTCGGTCGGCGTGTCCTCGCTCG is a window of halophilic archaeon DL31 DNA encoding:
- a CDS encoding GCN5-related N-acetyltransferase (PFAM: GCN5-related N-acetyltransferase~KEGG: hbo:Hbor_07340 acetyltransferase), whose product is MVIRDATPGDRPAIERLQQLLPEPAPELLEPAAGGELLVTTAQTESGNETVVGYILWFPSDPVYVAEIVVHPEFRANGRGSRLFRALFDRLSDGTAVDLRVAAANAEARRLYRHLGFQQEESLQGAYESGLGYRMRYVVGESDAAKTDGESGAGS